In Siniperca chuatsi isolate FFG_IHB_CAS linkage group LG24, ASM2008510v1, whole genome shotgun sequence, the DNA window CATGCAGTTGGACTCCTACCGACTAACCTCGACGGAGCGGCAGAGACGGCTGACCCGAGGATTGTGCTTGTACTGTGGAGCTTCTGGACATAATAGGGCCACCTGTCCAGTGAGACCACCACGTCCCATGGTGAGTGTAATTCTTCCTAGTCTCCCATGCAGTAAACCCCTGTCTACCGAAATAACTCTGGTGACCCAAAATTTTTCCAttccagtacaagccctcattGATTCCGGGTCAGCCGGCAATTTCATCTCCGGTTCCCTCTGCCGTCAACTCGGCATCAAGACATTCATCACACCCACCAGTTACCAGGTCCGAGCCATACCTGGGAAAGCCATCAGTCGCCGCGGCATTCAGAGGGCTACCTATGCTGTCACCATCCGGGTAGGCCTGCTGCATGAGGAACAACAGCACTTAATGGTTCTGGAGGGTTCAACTGCAGAGGTAATCTTAGGGCGCCCATGGTTGGAACAACATGACCCCATCATTTCCTGGGCTACAGGTGAAGTACTGAAATGGGGTAAGTCCTGTTTCCCTGGCTGTTTCCCTCGTCGACCCAAACCATCGTCATCCCACCTTCATAGGCTTCACTTGTGCACCACCTCCATCGAAAGTCCCAGAGAGAAGCAGTCAGTGGAAATCCCACCATGCTACGCCGCCTATAAGGATGCCAATGGaaccctctcgctgctacgggaacgcttctggtggccaagcATGGCaagggatgtgagaaggtacgtcCAGGGTTGTACTGAATGTGCCATGTCTAAATCTCCACGTCATCTTCCCGCAGGCAAACTATGTCCCCTGGCGACGCCCAatagaccctggtcacacctaggagtggaCTTCATCACAGATCTCCCTCCTTCAGACAACAACACCTGTGTCCTTGTGGCCGTGGACCGGTTCTCGAAGTCCTGCCGCCTCATCCCACTTCGAGGACTACCCACGGCTATGGAAACAGCTAAGTGCATCTTTAACCATGTCTTTCGATACTACGGATTACCGGAGGATATAGTTTCAGATCGAGGACCACAATTCATCTCCCGGTTCTGGAAAGCCTTCTTTTCACTCCTGGGTGTGActgtcagcctctcctctggctaTCATCCCCAAAGCAACGgtcagacggagaggaagattcaGGACATTGGGCGTTTtctacgtaccttctgccatgaccaccaggactcttggaaccagttcctgggctgggccgagtacgcccagAACTCTCTGCGTCAACCAtccactggactcactcccttccagtgcgtacTCGGTTACCagccccctctcttcccatggtctggGGAACCCTTGGAAGTTCCTGCCGTGGAccactggttccgagagagcgagagggtctgggacgcagctcatCATCAACTCCGGAGGgcactctgcaggcgcaggCTGACGGCCAATCATAGGAGATCCACCACTCCTAGATACCTGCCCGGCCAGAAGGTCTGGTTATCCACCCGTGACATCAGGAtgcgcctgccctgcagaaagctaagtcccagattcattggccCCTTTACCATAATCGAACAAATCAACCCTGTCACATATAAACTCCAGTTACCAGCCCAGTACAAGATCCATCCTACTTTCCATGTCTCACTACTTAAACCGTTTTATCCTTCTGTTCCtgtctccacagagcctggcgaAACGACAGATACCCCCTTACCGCTTCTCTTAGAGGATGGTACCGCTTACCAGGTCCGCgagatcttggactcccgacGCCGTGGTGGCCTTCTGGAATATCTGGTGGATTGGGAGGGGTACGGTCCAGAGGAGAGGTCATGGGTTCCCCGACATGACATTCTCGACCCTTCTCTTCTGACAGAATTCCACGCTGACCATCCGGATCGTCCAGCCCCCCGAGGAAGAGGACGGCCGCCACGACGTCGGGGTCCCCGGTCCTCAGGAGCGGACCGTGAGGGGGGGGGTACTgttacagacacgccaggctccacctcatcacagccacaccgcactccctcaccggaatactaattcccaacacctgtcacccatcacacacctgcacttaatcagccactctactccctataaaacccagctcctcacctcagtcagtgtccggtctcgtttataCTAAGGACAGATCAGAGCAGTCTTCCTGTATATGcttcacggactcaccactACGATTATTGGATCTTTCTCCTGAGAACTCTGAACCCCAGCTTCTGTCGATCTACAGTCTCCAGATTGTGCCGCTCTATCTCCCGGCTCCAGTCCATCTCGTATCTCCTGAGTGTGCCGCTCCGaatcctggctcccgtctgtctcctgtgtccGGAGCTCCTGTGTGTTCCCCGTCTTCGGTGTGTGGCGCCCCAGTGCCCACACACCTCTGCCATCAGTAAGagaaaggacagtatctatTCTTCTTTATAatacttctgtgtttgcaataaactctcAGTATCCTTACCACTCAcctccggttgttctgtccgtaacagctACAATGTGCTTTCAcgtgtgcattttagtcagtccGTTGTGCTGCCCTGTATAAATGAGcacaagctgcagttgttcagggATTATCAACAGGTCTTAcaatggagcattactgacatttgtgttatttatttgttcatattgacaatatgccagtatttgagtgccttaactcttacagtaagaattatggccaaactgttgaatgttaaaatatttcacaataaatgacaaaaatattattttctacatttttttgttttcccagcTGTACCGAAAACGTACCGAACCATTACCCCAAAACTGAGGTACATAAGTACGAACCATGAATTCTATGTACCCTTACACCCCTATCTGtgtcaaaaatactttttaggCTGCAGGAGATTTTTTTAGTTGCTGTACCGTGGCCAATAGGGCAAATTGGGAGCAAGGCTGATGACTAA includes these proteins:
- the LOC122872197 gene encoding uncharacterized protein LOC122872197; translated protein: MSTSDPVQELLEILRRGLIASSPSTSTSDASASAPVTPAVPPCPSPMAKPAPFSGLAEDCNGFILQCSLVLEMQSSLYPTERSKVAFVISQLQGRALQWAESIWSQDGSVTQSLMSFLEHFREVFGRPAGDSSAGEKLYQLKQGQRSIQDYALEFRTLAAASGWNEQSLITTFHQGLEPRVRLHLAAYEDTIGLERFIQLAIWVATRMQTCFSEHQDQPSLTRNLRQPEKLRPPEPEPEPMQLDSYRLTSTERQRRLTRGLCLYCGASGHNRATCPVRPPRPMVSVILPSLPCSKPLSTEITLVTQNFSIPVQALIDSGSAGNFISGSLCRQLGIKTFITPTSYQVRAIPGKAISRRGIQRATYAVTIRVGLLHEEQQHLMVLEGSTAEVILGRPWLEQHDPIISWATGEVLKWGKSCFPGCFPRRPKPSSSHLHRLHLCTTSIESPREKQSVEIPPCYAAYKDANGTLSLLRERFWWPSMARDVRRYVQGCTECAMSKSPRHLPAGKLCPLATPNRPWSHLGVDFITDLPPSDNNTCVLVAVDRFSKSCRLIPLRGLPTAMETAKCIFNHVFRYYGLPEDIVSDRGPQFISRFWKAFFSLLGVTVSLSSGYHPQSNGQTERKIQDIGRFLRTFCHDHQDSWNQFLGWAEYAQNSLRQPSTGLTPFQCVLGYQPPLFPWSGEPLEVPAVDHWFRESERVWDAAHHQLRRALCRRRLTANHRRSTTPRYLPGQKVWLSTRDIRMRLPCRKLSPRFIGPFTIIEQINPVTYKLQLPAQYKIHPTFHVSLLKPFYPSVPVSTEPGETTDTPLPLLLEDGTAYQVREILDSRRRGGLLEYLVDWEGYGPEERSWVPRHDILDPSLLTEFHADHPDRPAPRGRGRPPRRRGPRSSGADREGGGTVTDTPGSTSSQPHRTPSPEY